A genome region from Magnolia sinica isolate HGM2019 chromosome 8, MsV1, whole genome shotgun sequence includes the following:
- the LOC131254354 gene encoding uncharacterized protein LOC131254354, producing MITNEAIKMRRFTAGLRSSIHLKMCCASIRTYAELIDMSTLAEQDEKRVARACSQLGPRNRMEGPSSSFAGKRSCPNSPPRLAATPVPPARPAQACSYYKRAGHSELYCFTRMRDLDFTPPQRNSRPPQQALQISPLRAMESSQQFHRPPPPQVETGATVSLVSHATVKRLGLRLTPIIGVRIIAAARTISEATRMCCDYPIDLGGKVVLVDLISTKVFHYDVILDMDWLTPMKAEIDCETRIVKIYEGDEVPFMFPFQVSHQERILCYASLEEGYDGPSITDTPVVQDFWDIFKIIPRLPPRCEIDFTINLVSGTKPISLPTYRMPPYEMEELRFVIVFIDDILIYSKSREKHGEHLRAVFETLEKNQLFAQFRKCAFWKEDVKFLGHVVSKGGISMDLAKVAAVQD from the exons ATGATCACGAACGAGGCGATTAAGATGAGGCGGTTCACGGCAGGGTTGAGGAGCAGTATTCACTTAAAGATGTGTTGTGCCAGTATCAGAACATATGCCGAGCTCATCGATATGTCGACACTGGCGGAGCAGGATGAGAAGCGTGTCGCACGGGCCTGTTCACAGTTAGGGCCACGAAACAGGATGGAGGGACCGTCCTCTTCCTTTGCAGGAAAAAGGTCGTGCCCTAACTCTCCACCCCGACTGGCCGCTACACCGGTCCCTCCTGCACGACCTGCCCAGGCATGTAGCTACTATAAGAGGGCGGGCCACTCTGAGCTTTATTGttttaccaggatgagggaccTCGACTTCACGCCGCCACAACGCAACAGTAGGCCCCCACAACAAGCCTTACAGATTTCGCCCCTACGGGCAATGGAGTCTAGTCAGCAATTTCACCGACCACCACCACCTCAAG TGGAAACCGGCGCTACTGTTTCACTTGTATCGCATGCAACCGTCAAGCGATTAGGGCTACGCCTCACTCCTATCATAGGGGTGAGAATCATTGCCGCCGCCAGAACTATTTCTGAAGCGACGAGGATGTGTTGTGATTACCCCATAGACTTGGGGGGCAAGGTGGTACTCGTCGATCTGATCTCAACTAAGGTTTTCCATTACGACGTCATTCTGGATATGGACTGGTTAACACCGATGAAGGCGGAAATCGATTGTGAAACAAGGATAGTGAAAATATACGAGGGTGATGAAGTTCCCTTCATGTTCCCATTCCAGGTCAGCCACCAAGAAAgaattttgtgttatgcttcattggaggagGGTTATGATGGACCCTCGATAACAGACACACCCGTGGTCCAAGATTTTTgggacatatttaagatcatacCTAGACTTCCACCTCGatgtgagatagacttcacgatcaATCTAGTTTCGGGTACCAAGCCCATCTCCTTGCCTACTTACCGCATGCCCCCATATGAGATGGAAGAACTGCG attcgtcatcgtgttcatcgacgacatattgatttattcaaaGAGCCGTGAAAAGCATGGAGAACATTTAAGGGCAGTCTTCGAGACCTTAGAGAAAAATCAACTGTTTGCACAATTTAGGAAATGCGCCTTCTGGAAGGAGGATGTCAAATTTCTGGGACATGTCGTGTCCAAGGGAGGGATATCTATGGATCTTGCCAAGGTGGCGGCGGTACAAGATTGA